The following coding sequences lie in one Onychomys torridus chromosome X, mOncTor1.1, whole genome shotgun sequence genomic window:
- the Rbm10 gene encoding RNA-binding protein 10 isoform X4 → MEYERRGGRGDRTGRYGATDRSQDDGENRSRDHDYRDMDYRSYPREYGSQEGKHEYDDSSEEQSAEIRGQLQSHGVQAREVRLMRNKSSGQSRGFAFVEFSHLQDATRWMEANQHSLNILGQKVSMHYSDPKPKINEDWLCNKCGVQNFKRREKCFKCGVPKSEAEQKLPLGTRLDQQALPLGGRELSQGLLPLPQPYQAQGVLTSQALSQGSEPSSENANDTIILRNLNPHSTMDSILGALAPYAVLSSSNVRVIKDKQTQLNRGFAFIQLSTIEAAQLLQILQALHPPLTIDGKTINVEFAKGSKRDMASNEGSRINAASVASTAIAAAQWAISQASQGGESAWAAPEEPPVDYSYYQQDEGYGSSQGTDSLYAHGYLKNTKGPGMTGTKDPAGTGPETSLEAAADSVTLQAFSRAQPGAAPGLYQQSAEGSSGQGTASNSQSYTIMSPAVLKSELQSPTHPSSALPSASSPTVPESYSQYPVPDVSTYQYDETSGYYYDPQTGLYYDPNSQYYYNAQSQQYLYWDGERRTYIPALEQSADGHKETGASSKEGKEKKEKHKTKTAQQIAKDMERWARSLNKQKENFKNSFQPISALRDDERRESATADAGYAILEKKGALAERQHTSMDLPKLASDDRPSPPRGLVAAYSGESDSEEEQERGGPEREEKLTDWQKLACLLCRRQFPSKEALIRHQQLSGLHKQNLEIHRRAHLSENELEALEKNDMEQMKYRDRAAERREKYGIPEPPEPKRRKYGGISTTSVDFEQPTRDGLGSDNIGSRMLQAMGWKEGSGLGRKKQGIVTPIEAQTRVRGSGLGARGSSYGVTSTESYKETLHKTMVTRFNEAQ, encoded by the exons AGGTGGTCGTGGTGACAGGACTGGCCGCTATGGAGCCACTGATCGCTCACAGGATGATGGAGAGAACCGCAGCCGGGACCATGATTATAGAGACATGGACTACCGCTCATACCCCCGAGAGTATGGCAGCCAGGAGGGCAAACATGAGTATGATGACTCATCTGAAGAGCAAAGTGCAGAG ATCCGTGGCCAGCTGCAGTCCCATGGTGTGCAAGCACGGGAGGTCCGGCTGATGCGGAACAAATCCTCAG GTCAGAGCCGGGGCTTCGCCTTCGTCGAGTTTAGTCACTTGCAGGACGCTACACGATGGATGGAAGCCAATCAG CATTCCCTCAACATCCTGGGCCAGAAGGTATCCATGCATTACAGCGACCCCAAGCCCAAGATCAATGAGGACTGGCTGTGTAATAAG TGTGGTGTCCAGAACTTCAAACGGCGTGAGAAGTGCTTCAAATGTGGTGTACCCAAATCAG AGGCAGAGCAGAAGCTGCCCCTTGGCACCCGGCTGGATCAGCAGGCACTGCCGCTGGGCGGGCGGGAACTAAGCCAGGGCCTACTCCCACTGCCGCAACCCTACCAGGCCCAGGGAGTACTGACCTCCCAAGCCCTGTCACAGGGTTCAGAGCCAAGCTCCGAGAACGCCAATGACA CCATTATTTTGCGTAACCTGAACCCACACAGCACCATGGACTCCATCCTGGGGGCCCTAGCACCCTATGCGGTGCTTTCCTCCTCCAACGTGCGTGTTATAAAGGACAAGCAGACCCAGCTGAACCGAGGCTTCGCCTTCATCCAGCTCTCCACCATC GAGGCAGCCCAGCTGCTGCAGATCCTGCAGGCCCTGCACCCTCCGCTCACCATCGATGGCAAGACCATCAACGTGGAGTTTGCCAAGGGTTCTAAGAG GGATATGGCCTCCAATGAAGGCAGTCGCATCAATGCTGCCTCTGTGGCCAGCACTGCCATTGCTGCTGCCCAGTGGGCAATCTCACAG GCTTCCCAGGGTGGAGAGAGTGCCTGGGCTGCCCCTGAGGAGCCACCAGTCGACTACAGCTACTATCAACAGGATGAGGGCTATGGCAGCAGCCAGGGCACAGATTCCCTCTATGCCCATGGCTACCTTAAGAACACCAAGGGCCCTGGCATGACTGGGACCAAAGACCCAGCTGGAACAG GTCCTGAGACCTCCCTTGAAGCTGCGGCAGACTCTGTGACACTGCAGGCTTTCTCCCGAGCCCAGCCTGGTGCTGCCCCTGGGCTCTATCAGCAATCAGCTGAGGGAAGCAGTGGCCAGGGCACAGCTTCCAACAGCCAG TCATATACCATCATGTCACCTGCTGTACTCAAGTCTGAGCTCCAGAGCCCTACTCATCCCAGCTCTGCCTTACCATCAGCTTCCAGTCCCACTGTCCCAGAGTCCTACAGCCAGTACC CTGTCCCTGATGTCTCTACTTATCAATATGATGAGACATCTGGCTACTACTATGACCCCCAGACTGGTCTGTACTATGACCCCAACTCCCAG TATTACTACAATGCTCAGAGCCAACAGTACCTATACTGGGATGGGGAGCGGCGGACCTACATACCTGCCTTGGAGCAGTCTGCTGATGGACATAAGGAGACGGGGGCATCATcaaaggagggaaaagagaagaaagagaagcataAGACGAAGACAGCCCAACAG ATTGCCAAGGACATGGAGCGGTGGGCCCGTAGTCtcaacaagcaaaaagaaaacttcaaaaacaGCTTCCAGCCTATTAGTGCCCTACGAGATGATGAAAGGCGGGAATCGGCCACTGCAGATGCAGGCTATGCCATCCTTGAGAAGAAG GGAGCACTAGCTGAAAGACAGCACACCAGCATGGATCTCCCAAAGTTGGCCAGTGATGACCGCCCA AGTCCACCTCGAGGTCTGGTGGCAGCCTACAGTGGGGAGAGTGACAGTGAGGAGGAACAAGAGCGAGGAGGTCCTGAGCGGGAAGAAAAGCTCACAGACTGGCAGAAGCTAGCCTGTCTGCTCTGCCGCCGCCAGTTTCCCAGCAAGGAGGCACTCATCCGGCACCAGCAGCTCTCTGGGCTCCACAAG CAAAACCTTGAGATTCATCGGCGAGCCCACTTGTCAGAAAACGAATTGGAAGCACTAGAAAAGAATGACATGGAG CAAATGAAGTACCGAGACCGTGCAGCTGAACGCAGGGAGAAGTATGGTATCCCGGAGCCACCAGAGCCCAAAAGGAGGAAATATGGTGGCATATCTACAACCTCTGT TGACTTTGAACAGCCCACTCGGGATGGATTAGGCAGTGACAACATTGGCAGTCGCATGCTCCAGGCCATGGGCTGGAAAGAAGGCAGTGGTCTGGGTCGTAAGAAACAGGGCATTGTGACACCCATTGAG GCCCAAACACGGGTTCGAGGTTCTGGCCTGGGTGCCCGGGGCAGTTCTTATGGGGTCACCTCAACAGAATCCTACAAGGAGACACTGCACAAGACAATGGTGACCCGCTTCAATGAGGCCCAATGA